From a region of the Salvelinus fontinalis isolate EN_2023a chromosome 13, ASM2944872v1, whole genome shotgun sequence genome:
- the LOC129868919 gene encoding vacuolar protein sorting-associated protein 51 homolog, translating to MDGDICATATATTPPDSDPTRKRRVHGMLKLYYGLNEEGKTVDQAESMNPCDINGTHFDPEVYLNKLRRECSLGELMDQESCMVKQIRSLDSDMQTLVYENYNKFISATDTIRKMKNDFKKMEDEMDCLSTNMAAITEFSAHISGTLQDQHAQITKLSGVHTLLRKLQFLFELPARLNKCLELQAYSQAVSSHRRARCVLQQYSHMPSFRGIQDDCNAIMDKLAQELRQKFRDGGSSAKDLSECVELLLQLDEPAEELCDKFLIHAQSRLEANLRGLEAELRPPLSSGPTSVIDPSIGPARRLSAAPTAGSPADPTFPGNPFLSPSSRTDILEFIDRGCNEFVSSLCLAIASYQELFVNRPQEGNLASKNIPHMAIGKLHAFVDALATCYFSLVERRIQEEKCVGDNSLLVRALDRFHRRLQAVAKLLPGSAVPSQGTEIVVRAARERIKQYLAALQSFYLDSLRDVRQALAAPRLGGSSAGGGSHLAGPATGKDAPASLPELLSSLSASILNQIKSVLASVHLFTAKDITFSNKPYFKGEFCSQGVRESLVVNFIKFVCQSSRQFCESAGDRGGSTPPALLLLLSRLCLNYETSTITYILTLTDEQFLVQHRSPVTAVAALCGEAREAAQKLLNHYVKVQGLIISQMLRKSVETRDWVNTIEPRNVRAVMKRVVEDTTSIDVQVGLLYEEGVRKAHSSDSSKRTFSVYSGSRQQTRYAPSYTPSAAMDTNLLSNIQKLFSERIDIFSPVEFNKVSVLTGIIKISLKTFLECVRLRTFGRYGLQQIQVDCNYLQMYLWRFVSDENLVHFLLDEIVGSTAHRCLDPAPMEQSVIEVICERG from the exons ATGGACGGGGATATTTGTGCTACCGCTACGGCCACCACACCACCTGACTCCGACCCAACGCGGAAGCGCCGAGTGCACGGTATGTTGAAGCTCTATTATGGGTTGAACGAGGAAGGAAAGACCGTGGATCAAGCAGAGTCGATGAATCCTTGCGATATAAACGGCACGCATTTCGATCCTGAGGTTTATCTCAATAAG CTTAGGAGAGAATGTTCCCTTGGAGAGCTGATGGACCAGGAGAGCTGCATGGTGAAGCAGATCCGCTCCTTGGACAGTGACATGCAGACATTGGTGTATGAGAACTACAACAAGTTCATCTCTGCCACAG ACACAATCAGAAAAATGAAGAATGATTTTAAGAAGATGGAGGACGAAATGGACTGTCTCTCTACTAACATGGCTGCTATCACAGAGTTCAGTGCACACATCAGTGGGACTCTTCAGGACCAGCATGCACAGATAACCAAACTGTCAG GAGTCCACACTCTCCTTCGAAAGCTGCAGTTCCTGTTtgagctgcctgccaggctgAATAAGTGTCTGGAGCTGCAGGCTTATTCCCAGGCGGTGAGCTCCCATCGTCGTGCCCGCTGCGTGCTGCAGCAGTACAGCCACATGCCCTCCTTCAGGGGCATCCAGGATGACTGTAATGCCATCATGGACAAGCTGGCACAGGAGCTTAGGCAGAAGTTCCG AGATGGAGGTTCGAGTGCGAAGGACCTTTCAGAGTGTGTGGAGCTTCTGCTGCAGCTGGATGAGCCAGCAGAGGAACTGTGTGACAAGTTCCTGATCCACGCCCAGTCACGACTGGAAGCAAACCTCCGAGGACTGGAGGCGGAGCTAAGACCACCATTGTCCTCTGGACCCACATCAGTGATAGATCCCTCCATTGGCCCTGCCCGCAGACTGTCAGCTGCACCCACAGCTGGATCTCCCGCTGACCCCACCTTTCCAGGcaatcccttcctctctcccagcTCAAGGACTGATATTCTGGAATTCATAGACAGAGGTTGCAATGAATTCGTCAGCAGCCTTTGCTTGGCCATTGCCTCGTACCAAGAGTTGTTTGTCAACCGTCCGCAAGAGGGTAATCTGGCCTCCAAAAACATCCCCCATATGGCTATTGGCAAGCTGCATGCTTTCGTGGATGCCCTGGCCACCTGCTACTTCTcgctggtggagaggaggatacaGGAGGAGAAATGTGTTGGAGACAACTCTCTTCTGGTCCGGGCTCTGGACCGTTTCCACCGCAGGCTCCAGGCCGTAGCCAAACTGCTGCCTGGGTCTGCTGTGCCCAGCCAGGGGACTGAGATCGTGGTGCGAGCAGCCAGGGAGAGGATCAAGCAGTACCTGGCAGCCCTGCAGAGCTTCTACCTGGACAGCCTGAGAGACGTGAGGCAGGCCCTAGCAGCTCCTCGGCTGGGTGGAAGCTCAGCTGGAGGTGGCTCTCATCTGGCGGGACCAGCCACTGGGAAAGATGCTCCCGCCAGCCTGCcagagctcctctcctctctgtctgcctccatTCTTAATCAGATCAAGTCAGTGCTGGCATCAGTGCACCTCTTCACCGCAAAGGACATCACCTTCTCCAATAAGCCTTACTTCAAG GGGGAGTTTTGCAGCCAGGGTGTGCGTGAGAGCCTTGTGGTTAACTTCATTAAGTTTGTGTGCCAGTCCTCACGTCAGTTCTGTGAGAGTGCGGGAGACAGGGGCGGCTCTACACCCCCTGCCCTCCTACTGCTGCTGTCACGCCTCTGCCTGAACTATGAAACCTCCACCATCACCTATATCCTCACCCTCACAGACGAGCAGTTCCTCGTGCAG CATCGCTCTCCTGTAACTGCAGTCGCAGCTTTATGTGGAGAGGCCAGAGAGGCAGCACAGAAGCTACTGAACCATTATGTTAAg GTTCAGGGCCTGATCATATCCCAGATGCTGAGAAAGAGTGTGGAGACACGAGACTGGGTCAACACTATCGAGCCACGGAACGTCCGTGCTGTGATGAAAAGAGTGGTGGAGGACACCACCTCTATTGATGTGCAG GTGGGTCTTCTCTATGAGGAGGGGGTGAGGAAAGCCCACAGCAGTGACTCCAGCAAAAGGACCTTCTCTGTCTACAGCGGCTCTAGGCAGCAAACCCGCTACGCCCCCAGCTACACACCCAG TGCTGCTATGGATACCAATCTCCTGAGTAATATACAAAAGCTATTTTCTGAGCGGATCGACATCTTCAGTCCTGTGGAGTTTAACAAG GTCTCTGTGTTGACAGGAATCATAAAGATCAGTCTGAAGACGTTCCTGGAGTGTGTCCGCTTGCGTACCTTTGGTCGTTACGGCCTGCAGCAGATCCAGGTTGACTGCAACTACCTGCAGATGTATCTGTGGCGCTTCGTCTCCGATGAAAACCTGGTCCACTTCCTACTTGACGAGATTGTGGGCAGCACTGCCCACCGCTGCCTGGACCCCGCTCCCATGGAGCAGAGCGTGATTGAGGTCATTTGTGAGAGAGGTTAA
- the LOC129868923 gene encoding zinc finger protein-like 1 — MGLCKCPKRKVTNLFCFEHRVNVCEHCLVSNHNKCIVQSYLQWLQDSDYSPNCQLCNNPLISQDTVRLVCYDVFHWACLHDLAARLPLHTAPAGYQCPSCQGPVFPPSNLASPIADMLREQLSLVNWARAGLGLPLIEEPVEAIQDSTQDVTDYADWSTFDASALETTEAYPTHSYTPSPAPTLVPPPVQEDHGNLHNNGGMVAQEQHSGVNMITATTSDTITLHTASTPRKVYDTRDSGPSSGYSSGHSSVTQIDFDDDKYRRRPALNWFAQILKNRTGSKRTGLSWKQRVFMLLLVGVLGFFTLIIIMAKLGRASADSDPNLDPLLNPNIRVGKN, encoded by the exons ATGGGTCTGTGCAAGTGTCCTAAGAGGAAGGTGACCAACCTGTTCTGCTTTGAACATCGGGTGAATGTTTGTGAGCATTGCCTGGTCTCCAACCACAACAAG TGTATAGTGCAGTCCTACCTCCAGTGGCTTCAGGATAGTGACTACAGCCCTAATTGTCAACTGTGTAATAACCCACTGATCTCCCAGGATACTGTCAGATTGGTCTGCTATG ATGTATTCCACTGGGCCTGTCTTCATGACCTGGCAGCCCGGTTGCCCCTACACACTGCTCCTGCGGGATACCAGTGCCCCAGCTGTCAAGGTCCAGTGTTTCCCCCCTCCAACCTGGCCAGCCCAATAGCTGACATGCTGAGGGAACAGCTCTCCTTAGTCAACTGGGCAAGAGCTGGACTAGGCCTACCTCTG ATTGAAGAACCTGTAGAAGCTATTCAAGACAGCACACAGGATGTCACTGATTATGCTGACTGGTCCACATTTGATG CCTCAGCATTGGAGACCACTGAAGCTTACCCCACCCACTCCTACACCCCCAGCCCGGCCCCTACTCTAGTTCCACCTCCAGTACAGGAAGATCATGGAAATCTCCACAACAACGGGGGGATGGTAGCACAAGAACAACACTCTGGGGTCAACATGATCACTGCAACCACTAGTGACACAATCACCCTACACACAG CATCAACCCCAAGGAAAGTCTATGACACACGGGACTCTGGTCCCAGCTCTGGTTACAGCTCTGGACACAGCTCTGTGACACAGATTGACTTTGACGACGACAAGTACCGGCGACGACCAGCACTCAACTGGTTTGCACAGATTCTCAA AAACCGGACGGGTTCAAAGAGGACAGGCTTGTCCTGGAAGCAGAGGGTCTTCATGCTCCTTCTGGTTGGAGTGCTGGGATTCTTTACCTTGATTATCATTATGGCTAAACTGGGCCGTGCTTCAGCTGACTCCGACCCCAACTTAGACCCCCTACTAAACCCCAACATCCGAGTGGGCAAAAACTGA
- the cdca5 gene encoding sororin isoform X3, with amino-acid sequence MRLSSPNENVPNSAPTDAVKRRITVRKIAPRKTQVNVPSEEHTENEQRLLEGSRKKSKIYTPGPAQVPPLKATMLSPILAPSPPCPQAAANPEDSAWSQKVRRSYTRLSLGDPSFESHHAVYSPSPQRRETLFGFEKLQTPQVLRKVEQFRVGPEASRSLCGVSSFTLLEGDNSAAPDPEPDVNIPGVAVVKEKKRRKKVPQIKLAELDDLAAKMNAEFEEAEGFELLVE; translated from the exons ATGCGGTTGAGCTCTCCAAATGAAAATGTCCCCAACTCT GCTCCTACAGATGCCGTAAAACGCCGCATCACTGTGAGGAAGATTGCACCCAGGAAAACACAAGTCAAT GTCCCCTCCGAGGAACACACAGAAAATGAACAAAGATTGCTTGAAGGCAGTCGGAAGAAGTCAAAAATCTATACCCCAGGACCTGCCCAGGTCCCTCCGCTAAAAGCCACCATGCTCTCCCCGATCTTGGCCCCCTCACCACCCTGTCCACAGGCTGCAGCAAACCCAGAAGACTCAGCATGGTCACAAAAGGTGCGGAGGTCCTATACCCGCCTAAGCCTAGGGGACCCTTCGTTTGAAAGTCACCACGCCGTGTACTCCCCATCTCCTCAGCGTCGGGAGACCCTGTTTGGATTTGAGAAGCTTCAGACACCTCAGGTTCTCCGCAAGGTGGAGCAGTTCAGGGTGGGCCCTGAAGCCTCTAGGTCTCTCTGTGGAGTCAGCTCCTTCACCCTGCTGGAAGGGGACAACAGTGCTGCTCCCGACCCAGAGCCAGATGTCAACATCCCTGGTGTCGCTGTGGtaaaggagaagaagaggaggaagaaggttCCTCAAATAAAA CTGGCAGAGCTGGATGACCTTGCGGCAAAGATGAATGCAGAGTTTGAAGAGGCAGAAGGATTTGAGTTGTTGGTGGAATAA
- the cdca5 gene encoding sororin isoform X1 has protein sequence MSNETPQPVLADSTSQPRRRSMRLSSPNENVPNSAPTDAVKRRITVRKIAPRKTQVNVPSEEHTENEQRLLEGSRKKSKIYTPGPAQVPPLKATMLSPILAPSPPCPQAAANPEDSAWSQKVRRSYTRLSLGDPSFESHHAVYSPSPQRRETLFGFEKLQTPQVLRKVEQFRVGPEASRSLCGVSSFTLLEGDNSAAPDPEPDVNIPGVAVVKEKKRRKKVPQIKLAELDDLAAKMNAEFEEAEGFELLVE, from the exons ATGAGCAACGAGACACCACAACCCGTTTTGGCTG ATTCTACCAGCCAGCCACGAAGGAGGTCAATGCGGTTGAGCTCTCCAAATGAAAATGTCCCCAACTCT GCTCCTACAGATGCCGTAAAACGCCGCATCACTGTGAGGAAGATTGCACCCAGGAAAACACAAGTCAAT GTCCCCTCCGAGGAACACACAGAAAATGAACAAAGATTGCTTGAAGGCAGTCGGAAGAAGTCAAAAATCTATACCCCAGGACCTGCCCAGGTCCCTCCGCTAAAAGCCACCATGCTCTCCCCGATCTTGGCCCCCTCACCACCCTGTCCACAGGCTGCAGCAAACCCAGAAGACTCAGCATGGTCACAAAAGGTGCGGAGGTCCTATACCCGCCTAAGCCTAGGGGACCCTTCGTTTGAAAGTCACCACGCCGTGTACTCCCCATCTCCTCAGCGTCGGGAGACCCTGTTTGGATTTGAGAAGCTTCAGACACCTCAGGTTCTCCGCAAGGTGGAGCAGTTCAGGGTGGGCCCTGAAGCCTCTAGGTCTCTCTGTGGAGTCAGCTCCTTCACCCTGCTGGAAGGGGACAACAGTGCTGCTCCCGACCCAGAGCCAGATGTCAACATCCCTGGTGTCGCTGTGGtaaaggagaagaagaggaggaagaaggttCCTCAAATAAAA CTGGCAGAGCTGGATGACCTTGCGGCAAAGATGAATGCAGAGTTTGAAGAGGCAGAAGGATTTGAGTTGTTGGTGGAATAA
- the cdca5 gene encoding sororin isoform X2: MRWNAFQLTDSTSQPRRRSMRLSSPNENVPNSAPTDAVKRRITVRKIAPRKTQVNVPSEEHTENEQRLLEGSRKKSKIYTPGPAQVPPLKATMLSPILAPSPPCPQAAANPEDSAWSQKVRRSYTRLSLGDPSFESHHAVYSPSPQRRETLFGFEKLQTPQVLRKVEQFRVGPEASRSLCGVSSFTLLEGDNSAAPDPEPDVNIPGVAVVKEKKRRKKVPQIKLAELDDLAAKMNAEFEEAEGFELLVE, from the exons atgaggtggaatgcatttcaattaacag ATTCTACCAGCCAGCCACGAAGGAGGTCAATGCGGTTGAGCTCTCCAAATGAAAATGTCCCCAACTCT GCTCCTACAGATGCCGTAAAACGCCGCATCACTGTGAGGAAGATTGCACCCAGGAAAACACAAGTCAAT GTCCCCTCCGAGGAACACACAGAAAATGAACAAAGATTGCTTGAAGGCAGTCGGAAGAAGTCAAAAATCTATACCCCAGGACCTGCCCAGGTCCCTCCGCTAAAAGCCACCATGCTCTCCCCGATCTTGGCCCCCTCACCACCCTGTCCACAGGCTGCAGCAAACCCAGAAGACTCAGCATGGTCACAAAAGGTGCGGAGGTCCTATACCCGCCTAAGCCTAGGGGACCCTTCGTTTGAAAGTCACCACGCCGTGTACTCCCCATCTCCTCAGCGTCGGGAGACCCTGTTTGGATTTGAGAAGCTTCAGACACCTCAGGTTCTCCGCAAGGTGGAGCAGTTCAGGGTGGGCCCTGAAGCCTCTAGGTCTCTCTGTGGAGTCAGCTCCTTCACCCTGCTGGAAGGGGACAACAGTGCTGCTCCCGACCCAGAGCCAGATGTCAACATCCCTGGTGTCGCTGTGGtaaaggagaagaagaggaggaagaaggttCCTCAAATAAAA CTGGCAGAGCTGGATGACCTTGCGGCAAAGATGAATGCAGAGTTTGAAGAGGCAGAAGGATTTGAGTTGTTGGTGGAATAA
- the LOC129868920 gene encoding FERM domain-containing protein 8-like, with translation MEVDECGGFPPEPSEGSSQRGSVASSVTRAQDVLVYLVGDSAVHLCVEGVACVSVQELGRSVREALHIPDSAMDAFAFWLSSPLLELQLKPKHQPYKLCRQWQDLLYRFTEASEEDISQDEPCLQYRRNVFHPKSKELQIDDEGVLRLLYDEARVNILAGRFPCDPETWTSLGALSFAMELGVGLDDQKATAALREKKLISFLPAHVSGGGGGLFSTLRGKGGRQAGLEHNLLEEYRKISTLGSTPPEPTQHLRQYLSTCHSLPYYGCAFFSGEIDKPAQGILHRAGRKAVNVGISLEGVYVMDIKEKHVLLGLRFSELSWDHSYPEGEGDSHILWLEFDGEEAGTPVNKLLKIYSKQAELMSGLIEFCVELQSAAEGGAATETDSDVSLSHQPAGQAENSDRGRGGRRGKLRRQSSVVCSRVHTLNTISYVDNGKEIKRLKPKRAASFFTRQAQPPTYSSVQVEQG, from the exons ATGGAAGTAGATGAGTGTGGGGGGTTTCCTCCAGAACCATCGGAGGGGAGCTCACAGAGAGGAAGTGTGGCATCCTCTGTCACCCGCG CTCAAGATGTGCTTGTGTACCTGGTGGGTGACAGTGCGGTACACTTGTGTGTGGAGGGGGTTGCCTGTGTGAGTGTCCAGGAGCTAGGCCGCAGTGTCCGGGAGGCTCTCCACATTCCTGATTCTGCAATGGATGCCTTTGCCTTCTGGCTCAGCTCTCCTCTGCTCG aACTGCAGTTAAAGCCGAAGCATCAGCCTTACAAACTGTGCCGCCAGTGGCAGGACCTGCTGTATCGCTTCACTGAGGCCTCAGAGGAGGACATATCTCAAG aTGAGCCATGCTTGCAGTACAGAAGGAATGTGTTTCATCCCAAGTCTAAAGAGCTGCAG ATTGATGACGAGGGGGTGTTGAGACTACTTTACGACGAGGCACGGGTTAACATCCTCGCTGGCCGCTTCCCCTGTGACCCTGAAACCTGGACGAGTTTGGGAGCACTGTCTTTTGCTATGGAACTGGGAGTAGGTCTGGATGACCAGAAAGCCACTGCTGCTTTAAG AGAGAAGAAGCTGATATCCTTCCTGCCTGCACATGTATCAGGGGGAGGTGGAGGGCTGTTTTCTACCTTGAGGGGAAAAGGGGGCCGTCAGGCAGGGCTGGAGCACAACCTGTTGGAGGAGTATCGTAAGATCAGCACCTTAGGCAGCACCCCCCCAGAGCCCACTCAGCATCTACGCCAGTACCTCAGCACATGCCACTCTCTGCCTTACTATGG GTGTGCTTTCTTCTCGGGGGAGATTGACAAGCCAGCTCAGGGGATTCTTCATAGAGCAGGACGGAAAGCTGTCAATGTGGGGATTAGTCTGGAGGGGGTGTATGTAATGGACATCAAAGAGAAG CATGTTCTCCTGGGACTGCGTTTCAGTGAGTTGTCTTGGGACCACAGCTACCCCGAGGGGGAAGGTGACTCGCACATCCTGTGGCTTGAATTCGATGGGGAGGAGGCCGGCACCCCTGTCAACAAGTTACTGAAGATCTATTCAAAACAA GCAGAGCTTATGAGCGGCCTTATTGAGTTCTGTGTGGAGCTACAGTCTGCAGCCGAAGGAGGGGCGGCGACGGAAACGGACAGTGATGTCAGTCTATCCCATCAGCCTGCTGGACAGGCAGAGAACAGTGACAGAGGAAGGGGCGGTCGGCGAGGGAAACTGCGCAGGCAGAGCAGTGTGGTGTGCAGTCGGGTTCATACACTGAACACCATCAGCTACGTGGACAACG GTAAAGAAATCAAACGCTTGAAGCCAAAGAGAGCTGCTTCCTTTTTCACCAGGCAGGCACAGCCACCCACTTACTCATCAGTACAGGTGGAGCAAGGTTGA